A window from Methylocystis sp. MJC1 encodes these proteins:
- the rplJ gene encoding 50S ribosomal protein L10, whose amino-acid sequence MDRAEKKEAVAELQQVFSKAGAVVVAHYSGLTVAQMQRLRKQAREAGATVQVAKNRLAKIALDGTSVADISPLLKGPTLIAYSDDPVAAPKVAVAFAKDHDKFVILGGAMGATLLNTDGVKSLATLPSLDELRAKLVGLINAPATKIAQLSTAPAAKLARVFGAYAKKDAA is encoded by the coding sequence GTGGATAGAGCGGAGAAAAAAGAAGCCGTAGCGGAGCTGCAGCAGGTCTTTTCGAAGGCCGGCGCAGTTGTCGTTGCGCACTACTCCGGCTTGACCGTCGCCCAGATGCAGAGGCTGCGCAAGCAGGCTCGCGAAGCGGGCGCAACCGTTCAGGTCGCCAAGAACCGCCTCGCCAAGATCGCTCTGGATGGCACGAGCGTCGCCGACATCAGCCCCTTGCTCAAGGGGCCGACCCTGATCGCCTATTCGGACGATCCGGTGGCGGCGCCGAAGGTCGCCGTGGCATTCGCCAAGGATCACGACAAATTCGTGATTTTGGGCGGCGCCATGGGCGCCACGCTGCTGAATACGGACGGCGTCAAGTCGCTTGCGACCCTGCCGTCTCTCGACGAGCTGCGCGCCAAGCTCGTGGGCCTCATCAATGCGCCCGCGACCAAGATCGCCCAGCTCTCGACCGCGCCAGCCGCCAAGCTCGCGCGCGTGTTCGGAGCCTACGCCAAGAAGGACGCGGCCTAA
- the rplL gene encoding 50S ribosomal protein L7/L12, translating to MANLEKIVEDLSALTVLEAAELAKLLEEKWGVSAAAAVAVAAAPAGAAAPAAEEKTEFNVILASAGDKKIEVIKEVRAITGLGLKEAKDLVEGAPKPVKEGASKEEAEKIKATLEKVGAKVELK from the coding sequence ATGGCTAATCTCGAAAAGATCGTCGAAGACCTCTCGGCTCTCACCGTCCTCGAGGCGGCTGAGCTCGCCAAGCTGCTCGAAGAGAAGTGGGGCGTCTCCGCCGCCGCCGCCGTCGCCGTCGCCGCTGCTCCGGCCGGCGCCGCCGCTCCGGCCGCTGAAGAGAAGACCGAGTTCAACGTGATCCTGGCTTCGGCCGGCGACAAGAAGATCGAGGTCATCAAGGAGGTCCGCGCGATCACCGGCCTCGGCCTGAAGGAAGCCAAGGATCTCGTCGAAGGCGCTCCGAAGCCCGTCAAGGAAGGCGCTTCGAAGGAAGAGGCCGAGAAGATCAAGGCGACCCTCGAGAAGGTCGGCGCCAAGGTCGAGCTCAAGTAA
- the rpoB gene encoding DNA-directed RNA polymerase subunit beta — MAQTSARKFTGRKRTRKFFGHIREAAAMPNLIEVQKASYDQFLLVDEPKGGRPDEGLQSVFKSVFPISDFSGVSLLEFVRYEFEQPKYDVDECRQRGMTFAAPLKVTLRLIVFDVDPDTQAKSVKDIKEQDVYMGDMPFMTSNGTFVVNGTERVIVSQMHRSPGVFFDHDKGKSHSSGKLLFAARIIPYRGSWLDIEFDAKDIVYARIDRRRKIPVTSLLFALGLDGEEILSTFYKTITYAADGENWRMPFDAERIKGVKAVADMIDADTGQVILEAGKKLAVRAARQLAEKGVKAIRVSAEDLYGQYLAQDLFDPATGEIFAEAGDEITAKTLPTLLEKGFDELPILDIDHINIGPYIRNTLAVDKNSSREEALFDIYRVMRPGEPPTMDTAEGMFHSLFFDAERYDLSAVGRVKMNMRLDLDAPDTVRTLRREDILAVVKALVDLRDGRGEIDDIDHLGNRRVRSVGELMENQYRLGLLRMERAIKERMSSVDIDTVMPQDLINAKPAAAAVREFFGSSQLSQFMDQTNPLSEITHKRRLSALGPGGLTRERAGFEVRDVHPTHYGRICPIETPEGPNIGLINSLATFARVNKYGFIEAPYRRVRDSKVTNEVAYLSAMEEAKYHVAQANAPIDAEGNLLEDLVLCRHAGDVMLVPREKVDAMDVSPKQLVSVAAALIPFLENDDANRALMGSNMQRQAVPLVKADAPLVGTGMEAVVAADSGAAISARRTGIVDQIDATRIVVRATEDLDPAKPGVDIYRLMKFQRSNQSTCINQKPLVRVGDLVKKGDIIADGPSTDLGDLALGRNVLVAFMPWNGYNFEDSILLNERIVKEDVFTSIHIDEFEVMARDTKLGPEEITRDIPNVSEETLKNLDEAGIVYIGAEVQAGDILVGKITPKGESPMTPEEKLLRAIFGEKASDVRDTSLRVPPGVQGTIVEVRVFNRHGVEKDERAQAIEREEIERLAKDRDDELAILDRNTYARLAETLIGKNAIAGPKSFKKDQALTQAILDEYPRSQWWTFVIEDDALMASIEAVRKQYDESKKGLENRFLDKVEKLQRGDELPPGVMKMVKVFVAVKRKIQPGDKMAGRHGNKGVVSRIVPQEDMPFLEDGTPVDIVLNPLGVPSRMNVGQILETHLGWACAGLGKQVGRAVDAYMKSKDASVLRDALTDVYGKDEEIDTLDESVLLETAKDLRRGVPIATPVFDGAREKDIVDMLIKAGHQTSGQVTLFDGRTGEPFDRKVTVGYIYMLKLHHLVDDKIHARSIGPYSLVTQQPLGGKAQFGGQRFGEMEVWALEAYGAAYTLQEMLTVKSDDVAGRTKVYESIVRGDDTFESGIPESFNVLIKEMRSLALNVELTNATPEDEELAPPTAAEAAE, encoded by the coding sequence ATGGCTCAGACGTCGGCCCGCAAGTTCACCGGTCGCAAGCGCACCCGCAAATTCTTCGGACACATCCGGGAAGCCGCGGCGATGCCCAACCTGATTGAAGTGCAGAAGGCCTCCTACGATCAGTTCCTGCTCGTCGACGAACCCAAGGGCGGCCGCCCCGACGAAGGCCTTCAATCCGTCTTCAAATCCGTCTTCCCGATCTCCGACTTTTCCGGCGTTTCTCTGCTCGAATTCGTGCGCTACGAGTTCGAGCAGCCGAAATATGACGTCGACGAATGCCGCCAGCGCGGCATGACTTTCGCCGCGCCGCTGAAGGTGACGCTGCGCCTGATCGTGTTCGACGTCGATCCTGACACGCAGGCGAAGTCCGTCAAGGACATCAAGGAGCAGGACGTCTACATGGGCGACATGCCCTTCATGACGTCGAACGGCACCTTCGTCGTCAACGGCACCGAGCGCGTCATCGTCTCGCAGATGCACCGCTCGCCGGGCGTGTTCTTTGACCACGACAAGGGCAAGAGCCACTCCTCTGGCAAGCTGCTGTTCGCCGCGCGCATCATTCCCTATCGCGGCTCCTGGCTCGACATCGAATTCGACGCCAAGGATATCGTCTATGCGCGCATCGACCGCCGCCGTAAGATTCCGGTGACGTCACTGCTCTTCGCCCTCGGCCTCGACGGCGAAGAAATTCTGTCGACCTTCTACAAGACCATCACCTACGCCGCCGATGGCGAGAACTGGCGCATGCCCTTCGACGCCGAGCGCATAAAGGGCGTGAAGGCCGTCGCCGACATGATCGACGCCGACACCGGCCAGGTCATTCTCGAAGCCGGCAAGAAGCTCGCCGTGCGCGCCGCGCGCCAGCTCGCCGAAAAGGGCGTGAAGGCGATCCGCGTTTCGGCGGAGGACCTCTACGGCCAGTATCTTGCGCAGGATCTCTTCGATCCGGCGACTGGCGAAATCTTCGCCGAAGCTGGCGACGAAATTACGGCGAAGACCCTTCCGACGCTGCTCGAGAAGGGTTTCGACGAGCTGCCGATTCTCGACATCGATCACATCAACATCGGTCCCTACATCCGCAACACGCTCGCGGTGGACAAGAACTCGAGTCGCGAAGAAGCGCTGTTCGACATCTACCGCGTGATGCGCCCCGGCGAGCCGCCGACGATGGACACGGCGGAAGGCATGTTCCATTCGCTGTTCTTCGACGCCGAGCGCTACGACCTCTCGGCCGTCGGCCGCGTGAAGATGAACATGCGCCTCGATCTCGATGCGCCCGACACTGTGCGCACGCTGCGCCGCGAGGACATTCTCGCAGTGGTGAAGGCGCTCGTCGATCTGCGCGACGGTCGCGGCGAAATCGACGACATCGACCATCTCGGCAACCGTCGCGTCCGCTCGGTCGGCGAGCTGATGGAAAATCAGTATCGCCTCGGCCTGCTACGCATGGAGCGCGCGATCAAGGAGCGCATGTCCTCGGTCGACATCGACACGGTCATGCCGCAGGATCTGATCAACGCCAAGCCCGCCGCCGCGGCGGTGCGCGAGTTCTTCGGCTCCTCGCAGCTCTCGCAGTTCATGGATCAAACCAACCCGCTCTCCGAGATCACGCATAAGCGTCGTCTCTCGGCGCTGGGTCCGGGCGGCCTGACGCGCGAGCGCGCCGGCTTCGAAGTGCGCGACGTCCACCCGACGCATTACGGCCGCATCTGCCCGATCGAGACGCCGGAAGGTCCGAACATCGGCCTCATCAACTCGCTCGCGACCTTCGCGCGCGTGAACAAATACGGCTTCATCGAAGCGCCCTACCGCCGCGTGCGCGACAGCAAGGTGACAAATGAAGTCGCCTATCTCTCGGCGATGGAAGAGGCGAAATATCACGTCGCCCAGGCCAATGCGCCGATCGACGCGGAAGGCAATCTTCTCGAAGACCTCGTGCTGTGCCGTCACGCCGGTGACGTCATGCTCGTCCCGCGTGAAAAAGTCGACGCGATGGACGTGTCGCCCAAGCAGCTCGTCTCGGTCGCCGCGGCGCTCATCCCGTTCCTCGAGAACGACGACGCCAACCGTGCGCTCATGGGCTCGAACATGCAGCGTCAGGCCGTGCCGCTGGTGAAGGCCGACGCGCCGCTCGTCGGCACGGGCATGGAGGCCGTGGTCGCCGCCGACTCGGGCGCCGCCATCTCCGCGCGCCGCACCGGCATCGTCGACCAGATCGACGCAACCCGTATCGTCGTCCGCGCGACGGAAGACCTCGATCCGGCGAAGCCCGGCGTCGACATCTACCGACTGATGAAGTTCCAGCGCTCGAACCAGTCGACCTGCATCAACCAGAAGCCGCTCGTTCGCGTCGGCGATCTGGTGAAGAAGGGCGACATCATCGCCGACGGCCCCTCGACGGACCTCGGCGATCTGGCGCTCGGCCGCAACGTGCTCGTCGCCTTCATGCCGTGGAACGGCTACAACTTCGAAGACTCAATCCTCCTCAACGAGCGCATCGTGAAGGAGGACGTCTTCACCTCGATCCATATCGACGAATTCGAGGTGATGGCGCGCGACACCAAGCTCGGCCCCGAGGAAATCACCCGCGATATTCCCAACGTCTCGGAGGAGACGCTGAAGAATCTCGACGAAGCGGGCATTGTCTATATCGGCGCCGAGGTGCAGGCGGGCGACATTCTCGTCGGCAAGATCACGCCAAAGGGCGAAAGCCCGATGACGCCGGAAGAAAAACTGCTGCGCGCCATCTTCGGCGAGAAGGCTTCGGACGTTCGCGACACCTCCCTGCGCGTGCCGCCGGGCGTGCAGGGCACGATCGTCGAAGTGCGCGTCTTCAACCGCCACGGCGTCGAGAAGGACGAGCGCGCCCAGGCGATCGAGCGCGAGGAGATCGAACGTCTCGCCAAGGACCGCGACGACGAGCTCGCCATCCTCGACCGCAACACCTATGCGCGTCTCGCCGAGACGCTCATCGGCAAGAACGCGATCGCCGGCCCGAAGAGCTTCAAGAAGGATCAGGCGCTCACGCAGGCGATCCTCGACGAATATCCCCGCTCGCAGTGGTGGACCTTCGTCATCGAGGACGACGCGCTGATGGCCTCGATCGAAGCCGTCCGCAAGCAATACGACGAATCGAAGAAGGGCCTCGAAAATCGCTTCCTCGACAAGGTCGAAAAGCTGCAGCGCGGCGACGAGCTGCCGCCCGGCGTGATGAAGATGGTCAAGGTCTTCGTCGCGGTGAAGCGCAAGATTCAGCCCGGCGACAAGATGGCTGGCCGCCACGGCAACAAGGGCGTCGTCTCGCGCATCGTGCCGCAGGAGGACATGCCCTTCCTCGAGGACGGCACGCCTGTCGATATCGTGCTCAACCCGCTGGGCGTGCCATCGCGCATGAACGTCGGCCAGATCCTGGAGACGCATCTGGGCTGGGCCTGCGCCGGTCTCGGCAAGCAGGTGGGCCGCGCCGTCGACGCTTATATGAAGTCGAAGGACGCGAGCGTTCTGCGCGACGCGCTGACCGACGTCTATGGCAAGGACGAGGAGATCGACACCCTCGACGAAAGCGTGCTGCTGGAGACCGCGAAGGATCTCCGCCGCGGCGTGCCGATCGCGACGCCGGTATTCGACGGCGCGCGCGAGAAGGACATCGTCGACATGCTGATCAAGGCGGGCCACCAGACCTCGGGTCAGGTGACGCTCTTCGATGGGCGGACCGGCGAACCCTTCGACCGTAAGGTGACCGTGGGCTACATCTATATGCTGAAGCTCCACCACCTGGTCGACGACAAGATCCATGCGCGCTCGATCGGGCCTTACTCGCTCGTCACCCAGCAGCCGCTGGGCGGCAAGGCGCAGTTCGGCGGCCAGCGTTTCGGCGAAATGGAGGTCTGGGCGCTCGAAGCCTATGGCGCCGCCTATACGTTGCAGGAAATGCTGACGGTGAAATCGGACGACGTCGCGGGCCGCACAAAGGTCTACGAATCGATCGTTCGCGGCGACGACACCTTCGAATCGGGCATTCCGGAGAGCTTCAACGTGCTCATCAAGGAAATGCGTTCGCTGGCGCTCAATGTCGAGCTCACCAACGCGACCCCCGAGGATGAAGAGCTCGCGCCGCCGACCGCCGCGGAGGCTGCGGAGTAG
- the rpoC gene encoding DNA-directed RNA polymerase subunit beta', protein MNQQEVMNLFNPVVATQAFDQIQISIASPEKILSWSFGEIKKPETINYRTFKPERDGLFCARIFGPIKDYECLCGKYKRMKYKGVICEKCGVEVTLARVRRDRMGHISLAAPVAHIWFLKSLPSRIGLLLDMTLKDLERILYFESYIVIDAGLTPLKERQLLSEEEYLTAQDEYGQDHFTAMIGAEAIRRLLESMDLEGIAASLRQEIAEAKTELKPKKLAKRLKIIEAFTQSGNRPEWMILKEIPVIPPDLRPLVPLDGGRFATSDLNDLYRRVINRNNRLKRLIELRAPDIIIRNEKRMLQEAVDALFDNGRRGRVITGANKRPLKSLADMLKGKQGRFRQNLLGKRVDYSGRSVIVVGPELKLHQCGLPKKMALELFKPFIYSRLDAKGYSATVKQAKKLVEKEKPEVWDILDEVIREHPVLLNRAPTLHRLGIQAFEPVLIEGKAIQLHPLVCAAFNADFDGDQMAVHVPLSLEAQLEARVLMMSTNNILHPANGQPIIVPSQDIVLGLYYLTQERDGEPGQGMCFANQGEIEHALAAKAITLHSKIKGRGWTYDAAGNRVAKIFETTPGRMMLGQLMPKHNKIPFDVVNKLMTKKEISNMIDTVYRNCGQKETVIFCDRIMAMGFREAFKAGISFGKDDMVVPETKERIVGETRAAAKEYEQQYNDGLITQGEKYNKVVDAWAKCSEKLAEEMMQRISAVRKDDAGRDMPINSIYMMSHSGARGSPTQMRQLAAMRGLMAKPSGEIIETPIISNFKEGLTVLEYFNSTHGARKGLADTALKTANSGYLTRRLVDVAQDSIISSTDCGSTGGIRMRAIIDAGQIVASLASRILGRTAAEDLKAQDGTVIVPAGEMIQEWHLDPVTKAGIQEVKIRSVLTCEAKNGVCAKCYGRDLARGTPVNMGEAVGVIAAQSIGEPGTQLTMRTFHIGGAAQLADQSFMESNFEGTVHIRNRHVARNSDGDLIVMARNVAVVILGPDGTERAVNRIQYGARLKVDDGDQVKRGQRLAEWDPYTRPIISEVDGAIGFEDLVEGQSLAETVDESTGIAKRMVMDYRLNLRSASLKPSIVIKGPDGKVAKLQRGGDARYLLPVDSIIAVEPGGTVKAGDIVARISVESAKTRDITGGLPRVAELFEARRPKDHAIIAEISGTVQFGKDYKNKQRLSIVPSEEGAEPVEYLIPKGKHIHLQDGDVVEKGDYIVDGNPAPHDILAIKGVEELAAYLVNEIQEVYRLQGVNINDKHIEVIVRQMLQKIDIVDPGDTGFLEGEQVDKLELEEANAKAIENGGKPANGTPVLLGITKASLQTRSFFSAASFQETTRVLTEAAVNGKIDPLVGLKENVIVGRLIPAGTGAAMAKYRGIAGGRDELIITQRAEGVEPAPALPPAE, encoded by the coding sequence ATGAATCAGCAAGAGGTCATGAATCTCTTCAATCCGGTCGTGGCGACGCAGGCCTTCGACCAGATTCAGATTTCGATCGCGAGCCCGGAGAAGATTCTCTCCTGGTCCTTCGGCGAAATCAAAAAGCCCGAGACGATCAACTACCGCACCTTCAAGCCCGAGCGCGACGGCCTGTTCTGCGCCCGCATCTTCGGGCCGATCAAGGATTACGAGTGCTTGTGCGGCAAGTACAAGCGCATGAAGTACAAGGGCGTCATCTGCGAGAAGTGCGGCGTCGAAGTGACGCTCGCGCGCGTGCGGCGCGACCGCATGGGCCATATCTCGCTCGCGGCGCCCGTCGCGCATATCTGGTTCCTGAAGTCGCTGCCCTCGCGCATCGGCCTTCTGCTCGACATGACGCTGAAGGACCTCGAGCGCATCCTCTACTTCGAGTCCTATATCGTCATCGACGCCGGCCTCACGCCGCTCAAGGAGCGCCAGCTCCTGTCGGAGGAGGAATATCTGACCGCGCAGGACGAATATGGCCAGGATCACTTCACGGCCATGATCGGCGCGGAGGCAATCCGCCGCCTGCTCGAGTCGATGGATCTCGAAGGCATCGCCGCCAGCCTGCGTCAGGAGATCGCCGAGGCGAAGACCGAGCTCAAGCCCAAGAAGCTCGCCAAGCGCCTGAAGATCATCGAGGCCTTCACCCAGTCGGGCAACCGCCCGGAATGGATGATCCTGAAAGAGATCCCGGTCATCCCGCCGGATCTGCGTCCGCTCGTGCCGCTCGACGGCGGCCGCTTCGCGACGTCCGACCTCAACGATCTCTACCGCCGCGTCATCAACCGCAACAACCGCCTGAAGCGGCTGATCGAGCTGCGCGCGCCGGACATCATCATCCGCAACGAAAAGCGCATGCTGCAGGAGGCTGTGGACGCGCTGTTCGACAACGGCCGCCGCGGCCGCGTCATCACGGGCGCCAATAAGCGTCCGCTGAAGTCGCTCGCCGACATGCTGAAGGGCAAGCAGGGCCGCTTCCGCCAGAACCTGCTCGGCAAGCGCGTCGACTACTCCGGCCGCTCCGTCATCGTCGTGGGTCCAGAGCTGAAGCTGCATCAATGCGGCCTGCCCAAGAAGATGGCGCTCGAGCTCTTCAAGCCCTTCATCTATTCGCGCCTCGACGCGAAGGGTTATTCGGCGACCGTCAAGCAGGCGAAGAAGCTCGTCGAGAAGGAAAAGCCCGAGGTTTGGGACATCCTCGACGAAGTCATTCGCGAGCATCCGGTGCTGCTCAACCGCGCGCCGACGCTGCACCGTCTCGGCATTCAGGCCTTCGAGCCGGTGCTGATCGAGGGCAAGGCGATCCAGCTGCATCCGCTCGTCTGCGCGGCCTTCAACGCCGACTTCGACGGCGACCAGATGGCCGTGCACGTGCCGCTGTCGCTCGAAGCGCAGCTCGAAGCGCGCGTGCTGATGATGTCGACGAACAACATCCTTCATCCGGCCAATGGTCAGCCGATCATCGTGCCGTCGCAGGACATCGTTCTCGGCCTCTATTATCTGACGCAGGAGCGCGACGGCGAGCCGGGCCAGGGCATGTGCTTCGCCAATCAGGGCGAGATCGAGCATGCGCTCGCGGCCAAGGCGATCACGTTGCACAGCAAGATCAAAGGCCGCGGCTGGACCTATGACGCCGCGGGCAATCGCGTTGCGAAAATTTTCGAAACGACGCCAGGCCGCATGATGCTCGGCCAGCTGATGCCCAAGCACAACAAGATCCCCTTCGACGTCGTCAACAAGCTGATGACCAAGAAGGAAATCTCGAACATGATCGACACCGTCTACCGCAACTGCGGTCAGAAGGAGACGGTCATTTTCTGCGACCGCATCATGGCGATGGGCTTCCGCGAAGCCTTCAAGGCGGGCATCTCCTTCGGCAAGGACGACATGGTCGTGCCGGAGACGAAGGAGCGCATCGTCGGCGAGACGCGCGCCGCCGCCAAGGAATATGAGCAGCAGTACAACGACGGCCTCATTACTCAGGGTGAAAAGTACAACAAGGTCGTCGACGCCTGGGCGAAATGCTCGGAGAAGCTCGCCGAGGAGATGATGCAGCGCATCTCCGCCGTCCGGAAGGACGATGCGGGGCGCGACATGCCCATCAACTCGATCTATATGATGTCGCACTCGGGCGCGCGCGGTTCGCCGACGCAGATGCGCCAGCTCGCCGCCATGCGCGGCCTGATGGCCAAGCCCTCGGGCGAGATCATCGAGACGCCGATCATCTCGAACTTCAAGGAAGGCTTGACGGTTCTCGAATACTTCAACTCCACCCACGGCGCCCGCAAGGGCCTTGCGGATACGGCGTTGAAGACCGCGAACTCGGGCTACCTCACCCGCCGTCTCGTCGACGTCGCGCAGGACTCGATCATCTCCTCCACGGACTGCGGCTCCACGGGCGGCATCCGCATGCGGGCGATCATCGACGCCGGCCAGATCGTCGCCTCGCTTGCGTCGCGCATCCTCGGCCGCACGGCCGCGGAGGATTTGAAGGCGCAGGACGGGACGGTGATCGTGCCCGCGGGCGAGATGATCCAGGAATGGCATCTCGATCCGGTCACGAAGGCGGGCATTCAGGAAGTCAAGATCCGTTCGGTCCTCACCTGCGAGGCCAAGAACGGCGTCTGCGCCAAATGCTATGGTCGCGACCTTGCGCGCGGCACGCCCGTCAATATGGGCGAGGCCGTCGGCGTCATCGCGGCGCAATCGATCGGCGAGCCGGGCACGCAGCTCACCATGCGCACCTTCCACATCGGCGGCGCGGCGCAGCTTGCTGACCAGTCCTTCATGGAGTCGAACTTCGAGGGCACGGTCCACATCCGCAACCGTCACGTGGCCCGCAACTCCGACGGCGATCTGATCGTCATGGCGCGCAACGTCGCCGTGGTGATCCTCGGTCCCGACGGAACCGAGCGCGCAGTCAACCGTATTCAATACGGCGCGCGCTTGAAGGTCGACGACGGCGATCAGGTGAAGCGCGGCCAGCGCCTCGCGGAATGGGACCCCTACACCCGTCCCATCATCTCCGAGGTGGACGGCGCCATCGGGTTCGAGGATCTCGTCGAAGGCCAGTCGTTGGCGGAAACGGTCGACGAGTCGACCGGCATCGCCAAGCGCATGGTCATGGACTATCGCCTCAACCTGCGTTCGGCGAGCCTCAAGCCCTCGATCGTCATCAAGGGCCCGGACGGCAAGGTCGCCAAGCTGCAACGCGGCGGCGACGCCCGCTATCTGCTGCCCGTCGACTCGATCATCGCGGTCGAGCCCGGCGGCACGGTGAAAGCCGGCGATATTGTCGCGCGTATTTCGGTGGAGAGCGCCAAGACCCGCGACATCACCGGCGGTCTGCCGCGCGTCGCCGAGCTCTTCGAAGCGCGCCGTCCGAAAGATCACGCGATCATCGCGGAAATCTCCGGCACTGTGCAGTTCGGTAAGGACTACAAGAACAAGCAGCGTCTCTCCATCGTGCCTTCGGAAGAAGGCGCGGAGCCGGTCGAATATCTGATCCCGAAGGGCAAGCATATTCACCTTCAGGACGGCGACGTCGTCGAGAAGGGCGACTATATCGTCGACGGTAATCCGGCGCCGCACGACATTCTGGCGATCAAGGGCGTGGAGGAGCTTGCCGCTTACCTCGTCAATGAGATCCAGGAGGTCTATCGTCTGCAGGGCGTGAACATCAACGACAAGCACATCGAAGTGATTGTCCGTCAGATGCTGCAGAAGATCGACATCGTCGATCCGGGCGACACCGGCTTCCTCGAAGGCGAGCAGGTCGACAAGCTGGAGCTCGAAGAGGCGAACGCCAAGGCGATCGAGAACGGCGGCAAGCCCGCGAACGGCACGCCGGTGCTGCTCGGCATCACCAAGGCCTCGCTGCAGACGCGGTCCTTCTTCTCCGCCGCCTCCTTCCAGGAGACGACGCGCGTCCTCACCGAGGCCGCCGTCAACGGCAAGATCGATCCGCTCGTCGGCCTCAAGGAGAACGTCATCGTCGGCCGTCTCATCCCGGCCGGCACCGGCGCCGCGATGGCCAAATACCGCGGCATCGCCGGCGGGCGTGACGAGCTCATCATCACCCAGCGCGCGGAAGGCGTTGAACCCGCCCCGGCCCTGCCGCCGGCGGAGTGA